The following are encoded in a window of Halodesulfovibrio sp. genomic DNA:
- a CDS encoding complex I subunit 1 family protein translates to MLDMLSHSFHLLIFPGGLFALLLGLLLKGFDRKICARLQRRVGPPILQPFYDIIKLSQKETIIPDTANKAIFKFAPVFGFMGMMVAAMLIPVPGVWDGATGLGDMLMLLYLLPIPAIAFMLAGSASSSPYGAIGTSREMVLMFAYEIPLLVVLLTVALKAGGADGSEFSLAQVVAYQHANGSFGFNLTMLPAFIAFLCFIPGTMGAVPFDLPEAEPELLEGPLLEYSGPLLAMFNLMSALKLVVVMGLGVALFFPGTVPGGAFANLAWFIFKCFMLMLVSVTIVRSATGRLRTDQTFKFYLKYPSVLAYVSLGLTLLLK, encoded by the coding sequence ATGTTAGATATGCTTTCACATAGCTTTCACTTACTCATATTCCCGGGCGGACTTTTCGCTCTGCTTCTGGGGCTTCTTTTGAAAGGGTTTGACCGTAAGATCTGCGCGCGCCTCCAGCGCCGCGTAGGTCCTCCGATCCTTCAGCCTTTCTACGACATCATTAAATTGAGTCAGAAAGAAACAATCATCCCTGATACCGCAAACAAAGCAATCTTCAAGTTTGCTCCTGTATTTGGCTTCATGGGCATGATGGTAGCAGCAATGCTTATTCCTGTACCGGGTGTATGGGATGGCGCTACCGGTCTTGGCGATATGCTGATGCTTCTGTACTTGCTGCCGATTCCTGCAATCGCGTTTATGCTCGCAGGTTCCGCGTCCAGCTCCCCGTACGGTGCAATCGGTACATCCCGTGAAATGGTTCTCATGTTTGCGTATGAAATTCCTCTGCTTGTTGTGCTTCTTACTGTTGCTCTCAAAGCAGGCGGCGCAGACGGTTCCGAGTTCTCACTGGCACAGGTTGTAGCCTACCAGCATGCAAACGGCTCTTTTGGTTTCAACCTGACAATGCTTCCAGCATTCATCGCATTCCTTTGCTTTATTCCGGGCACAATGGGCGCTGTTCCATTTGACCTTCCGGAAGCTGAGCCGGAATTGCTTGAAGGCCCGCTGCTTGAATACTCTGGTCCACTGCTTGCCATGTTCAACCTTATGAGTGCGCTCAAGCTGGTTGTTGTAATGGGACTTGGTGTTGCACTCTTCTTCCCGGGAACTGTTCCGGGTGGTGCTTTCGCCAACCTTGCATGGTTCATTTTCAAATGCTTCATGCTCATGCTTGTATCCGTGACCATTGTTCGCTCTGCAACCGGACGCCTGCGTACTGACCAGACCTTCAAGTTCTACCTCAAGTACCCGTCTGTACTGGCATACGTGAGTCTTGGACTGACCCTTCTGCTCAAATAA
- a CDS encoding 4Fe-4S dicluster domain-containing protein gives MLSIFKVLWNNLKQGPSTDPFPFGETFTPARLRGKVTVDPESCVGCGVCATVCAGNAIKHVEREDGSGKDFYVWHNTCTFCGLCQHYCPTDAIRLTNNWSTAHRNEDKYKMKEHEFIAYARCSECDQPMPHMPHAMLDHIYGTPTKELENIYSLCPECRRQKAAQQFGAQIHD, from the coding sequence ATGCTTAGTATCTTTAAAGTTCTTTGGAACAACCTTAAGCAAGGTCCTTCCACTGACCCGTTTCCGTTCGGTGAAACCTTCACTCCGGCTCGACTTCGCGGCAAGGTCACTGTTGACCCTGAATCCTGCGTTGGCTGTGGTGTCTGTGCAACTGTTTGTGCAGGTAACGCAATCAAACACGTAGAACGTGAAGACGGCTCCGGTAAGGATTTCTACGTATGGCACAACACCTGTACATTCTGCGGGTTATGCCAGCATTACTGTCCTACTGATGCAATCCGCCTGACCAACAACTGGTCTACCGCGCATCGCAACGAAGACAAATACAAGATGAAAGAACACGAGTTTATTGCATACGCTCGTTGCTCCGAATGTGACCAGCCAATGCCGCATATGCCGCATGCTATGCTCGACCACATTTACGGAACACCGACTAAAGAACTCGAGAACATCTACAGTCTTTGTCCTGAGTGCAGAAGACAGAAAGCCGCACAACAGTTTGGAGCTCAGATCCATGATTAA
- a CDS encoding nickel-dependent hydrogenase large subunit has product MSNTYTIPVGPLHVALEEPMYFQLDVKGEVVQSIEMFAGHAHRGMESLALERNFFQNIVLTERVCSLCSNNHPLTYCMALENIAKIQVPERGQYLRVIADEVKRIASHMFNVGIGLHVIGFNTLFMHAMEVRETMQDLKETIWGNRMDISANTIGGAKYDLDDELEAYLRKTLEELKKPVEEFRHMYATHPQVKARTQGVGILPPEAAIEYGLGGPVARGSGIDNDVRKETPYAAYDKLAFNVVLGEGCDVRSRALVRLGEIFESISLIEQCLDQMPKGPICCDPLPDIPAGQAVARSEAPRGELIYYMRTNGTMYPERLKWRVPTYVNWEGLRVMLDKAKVADIALIVNSIDPCLSCTER; this is encoded by the coding sequence ATGTCTAATACATACACTATCCCAGTCGGTCCCCTGCACGTTGCTCTTGAAGAGCCAATGTACTTTCAGTTGGATGTAAAAGGTGAAGTAGTCCAGTCCATCGAAATGTTTGCCGGACACGCTCACCGTGGCATGGAAAGCCTTGCGCTTGAACGTAACTTTTTCCAGAACATCGTACTCACAGAGCGCGTATGTTCACTCTGTTCCAACAACCACCCGCTGACATACTGCATGGCGCTGGAAAACATCGCAAAAATTCAGGTTCCTGAACGCGGTCAATACCTGCGCGTTATTGCAGACGAAGTAAAACGTATTGCTTCTCACATGTTCAACGTGGGCATCGGTCTGCACGTTATCGGTTTTAACACACTCTTCATGCATGCCATGGAAGTACGTGAAACCATGCAGGATCTCAAAGAAACCATTTGGGGTAACCGAATGGATATTTCCGCCAACACCATTGGCGGCGCGAAGTACGATCTTGATGACGAACTCGAAGCGTATCTCCGCAAGACCCTTGAAGAATTGAAAAAGCCAGTGGAAGAGTTCAGACATATGTACGCAACTCACCCACAGGTAAAAGCGCGTACTCAAGGCGTAGGCATCCTCCCACCGGAAGCTGCCATTGAATACGGTCTTGGTGGTCCTGTAGCACGCGGTTCCGGCATTGATAACGATGTCCGTAAAGAAACACCGTACGCTGCTTACGACAAGCTTGCTTTCAATGTTGTTCTTGGAGAAGGCTGTGATGTTCGCTCTCGTGCACTCGTACGTCTCGGTGAAATATTCGAATCCATCAGTCTTATCGAACAGTGCCTCGACCAGATGCCTAAAGGTCCTATCTGCTGTGATCCACTTCCGGATATTCCGGCAGGTCAGGCTGTGGCACGCTCCGAAGCACCACGCGGCGAACTTATCTACTACATGCGTACCAACGGCACCATGTACCCAGAACGTCTTAAATGGCGCGTACCAACCTATGTAAACTGGGAAGGTCTGCGCGTAATGCTGGATAAAGCGAAAGTTGCGGATATCGCACTTATCGTAAACAGCATTGACCCTTGCCTCTCTTGTACAGAGCGTTAA
- the hypA gene encoding hydrogenase maturation nickel metallochaperone HypA — protein MHELAITQSMIAIVNETVKDKDVIVREIRIEIGQHTCIEKHTLEGCFEVCTENTPLKGVKLTYIDVPASWKCKECHYTFEQRVADTCPRCSNTNLTMVTGRELQVKSLEVEPVNKDDSHGN, from the coding sequence ATGCATGAATTAGCTATCACTCAGAGTATGATCGCCATAGTCAACGAGACCGTGAAAGACAAAGACGTCATCGTTCGCGAAATTCGCATAGAAATTGGTCAACATACCTGCATAGAAAAGCACACTCTCGAAGGTTGCTTTGAAGTTTGCACAGAGAACACTCCTCTTAAAGGTGTAAAACTGACATACATTGATGTTCCGGCAAGCTGGAAATGCAAAGAGTGTCACTACACGTTCGAACAACGCGTCGCGGATACATGTCCACGATGTTCAAATACAAATCTTACCATGGTTACCGGTCGGGAACTGCAAGTAAAGAGTCTCGAAGTGGAACCTGTTAATAAGGATGATTCTCATGGAAACTAA
- a CDS encoding 4Fe-4S dicluster domain-containing protein has protein sequence METKEYALVVDAEKCKGCKKCEIACVEAHTSLTRKEIIKNKATNLSRIKVCKIEKAKVPVQCHQCHNAPCARVCPTAALVREPGMVRVRQQLCVGCKMCVMVCPFGAINVAHNEPIIGDAAPTSRKVAIKCDQCSEWRAKNGEELTACAKACKFGAIKFVEIHEYQAQKAEEAARCTVEACNSESQSIN, from the coding sequence ATGGAAACTAAAGAATACGCATTGGTTGTTGACGCTGAGAAATGCAAAGGCTGTAAAAAATGCGAAATCGCTTGTGTTGAAGCACACACCAGCCTTACACGCAAAGAGATTATCAAAAACAAAGCTACCAACTTGAGCCGCATCAAAGTATGCAAAATTGAGAAAGCTAAAGTTCCTGTACAGTGCCACCAGTGCCACAACGCACCTTGTGCTCGCGTTTGCCCAACAGCAGCTCTCGTTCGTGAACCGGGTATGGTTCGTGTTCGTCAGCAGCTTTGTGTAGGCTGTAAAATGTGCGTAATGGTTTGTCCTTTTGGTGCTATCAACGTTGCTCACAACGAACCAATCATTGGTGATGCAGCTCCTACTTCCCGCAAGGTTGCAATTAAATGCGACCAGTGCTCTGAATGGCGCGCTAAAAACGGTGAAGAACTCACTGCATGTGCAAAAGCATGTAAATTCGGCGCAATCAAATTCGTTGAAATTCACGAATATCAGGCGCAGAAAGCAGAAGAAGCTGCACGCTGCACCGTTGAAGCTTGCAACAGCGAGTCCCAGTCCATTAACTAG
- a CDS encoding C-GCAxxG-C-C family protein, whose translation MTRSPETQPQKLPGQSAGTDKKKKITLETVFPDNPAWQPLRIDPAVGERMAYDGLIGGYGCCYGAFYSIIGQMAELHGAPYNEFPFHVMKAGRGGVGGWESTCGALLGAAFAYGLFYEKKEHNELVRELFYWHDTTPLPIYRPATNCKLDVELPSCTIGNVLCTTSKVRWAHASGFPVKSKERSERCARLTADVARKAIEILNAKIDGSFVPTVDKKAAIQYTVDVG comes from the coding sequence ATGACACGTTCGCCGGAAACACAGCCGCAGAAACTCCCAGGCCAATCTGCTGGCACGGATAAAAAGAAAAAGATTACCTTAGAAACAGTATTCCCCGATAATCCTGCATGGCAGCCCCTTCGTATTGATCCGGCTGTTGGAGAACGCATGGCGTACGACGGGCTTATTGGGGGCTATGGTTGTTGCTACGGTGCATTTTACAGCATAATAGGGCAGATGGCAGAATTACACGGTGCCCCGTATAACGAATTTCCATTCCATGTCATGAAGGCAGGTCGTGGTGGCGTTGGCGGTTGGGAATCGACTTGCGGAGCATTACTCGGTGCAGCGTTTGCCTATGGATTGTTTTACGAGAAGAAAGAACATAACGAACTCGTGCGCGAGCTATTTTATTGGCATGATACAACACCACTGCCGATTTATCGCCCAGCTACTAATTGCAAGCTTGATGTAGAATTGCCGAGTTGTACTATCGGTAATGTTCTTTGCACGACGTCTAAAGTCCGTTGGGCACATGCTTCTGGCTTTCCGGTCAAATCAAAAGAGCGTTCTGAGCGTTGTGCACGTCTGACAGCGGATGTTGCACGTAAGGCAATAGAGATTTTGAATGCAAAAATAGACGGCTCCTTTGTTCCGACCGTGGATAAGAAAGCAGCCATACAATATACTGTCGATGTAGGGTAA
- a CDS encoding NADH-quinone oxidoreductase subunit C, with the protein MINTMKERVIELVKAMPKGAELSWTADLKENQYGWVTLNDVADLPLFAEKILPEGRLVTISACNAKADDAKSFHEVCYHFVMKGLSVTVTVLPTGVEPTVPSITQWHKSADWTEREMAESYGITVANHPNPRPLFLHEGVQSEAMERLVPLSTMTNSASTNSLWEKIMGEKGEES; encoded by the coding sequence ATGATTAACACAATGAAAGAACGAGTGATTGAACTCGTTAAAGCCATGCCGAAAGGTGCAGAACTTAGCTGGACTGCCGACCTTAAAGAAAACCAGTACGGCTGGGTTACCCTTAATGATGTTGCAGACCTTCCTTTGTTTGCAGAAAAAATTCTGCCGGAAGGACGCCTTGTAACCATCTCTGCGTGTAACGCTAAAGCAGACGACGCAAAGTCCTTCCACGAAGTGTGTTACCACTTTGTTATGAAAGGTCTTTCCGTAACTGTTACCGTACTGCCTACCGGTGTTGAGCCGACTGTGCCTTCCATTACACAGTGGCATAAGTCAGCAGACTGGACTGAACGCGAAATGGCGGAAAGCTACGGAATTACCGTTGCTAACCACCCTAACCCGCGTCCGCTGTTCCTGCATGAGGGTGTACAGTCCGAAGCAATGGAACGACTTGTTCCTCTTTCCACCATGACCAACAGTGCGTCTACCAACTCACTTTGGGAAAAAATTATGGGTGAGAAAGGAGAGGAGAGCTAG
- the nuoB gene encoding NADH-quinone oxidoreductase subunit NuoB — protein MSIIDAIKSKAVRSPWLYRINAGSCNGCDVELATTALIPRYDVERLGCKYCGSPKHADIVLITGPVTAMVKDKVLRVYEEIPDPKVTVAVGVCPISGGVFRGSYSVPIMLDDIIPVDVNVAGCPPRPQAILEGVAMALDIWKTRI, from the coding sequence ATGTCTATTATCGATGCTATTAAAAGCAAGGCTGTCCGTTCTCCGTGGTTGTACCGTATTAACGCGGGCTCCTGTAACGGTTGTGACGTAGAACTTGCTACCACTGCGCTTATTCCGCGCTATGATGTTGAACGCCTCGGCTGCAAATACTGCGGTAGCCCGAAGCATGCTGATATTGTTCTTATCACCGGCCCTGTGACCGCTATGGTTAAAGATAAGGTGCTGCGTGTTTATGAAGAGATTCCAGATCCTAAGGTAACCGTTGCTGTGGGTGTATGCCCGATTTCCGGCGGCGTGTTCCGAGGTAGCTACTCTGTACCGATTATGCTGGACGATATTATTCCTGTTGATGTGAACGTAGCCGGTTGTCCACCGCGCCCTCAGGCTATTCTTGAAGGTGTAGCTATGGCACTGGATATTTGGAAAACACGGATCTAG